CAGTGAagtagttaaaaagaaaatacatattcagCTGCTTATTTGTACAAAAGAAACATAGGAAGGAGAAACCAGAAAGCACAGAGATTGGTGACCCGTGCTTGTGGGAAAAGGCGTGGAAATGAGGAATGTAAGCAGGATAGGAACGGGACAAGGGAGTAACACTTCTCTGGTTTTTGTACAGCTTTGACTCAGAACCATGGTGAtgttttacatacacacacatcaagcAGGCAGCAGAAGTGGGGACTGAGGGGAGATAAAAAATGGAATACAGAGAGAAACGAATCCAAATGTACTATAAACGAGTAACACAACCACACTgaaggggatggggaaggaaagTACTAGCCTAAGTAAATTCAAAAAGTAATAACTTGACTGGATATTGTAAGgctgaaaacaaaaacagttgtATATAAATACCATACCCTAATTATTATATCTGTTTTATCCACAGGATTATGGAGTAGCAATTCTGTATATACTTTATATGTATACTGGGACtgaacaaacatacatatattgcAAATAATGAGAGCCAGGCTTCTCACTGTTAGAGAAAGAAGTTACAAATAAGCCAAGAGGGAGGTTAGAATAATCCTGTGATACTGCTTTGGAATCTGAAATATCTGTGTAACtcactgtttttaatatatagagAAATGCAtagataaaaggaataaaaatagataagtgtgtatgtgtgggttagtatacatacatatatttcctagCTCTGTCCACTGAGAGGGCCTAGGAGGAATGACATCCCAGTAACAATGAAAATATCAAGCATCCAGATCTTGGTTTCCATACACCATTTCCCAATAAAAGGAAAGCCAGGGCTCCTTGAAGAAGTGGTTGATtccagggttgctgctgctgctgttgctgctaagttgcttcagtcgtgtccgactctgtgcgaccccgtagacggcagcccgctagcctcctccgtccctgggattctccaggtaagaatactggagtgggttgccatttccttctccaatgcatgaaagtgaaaagtgaaagagtcgtgcccgactcttagcgaccccatggactgcagcctaccaggctcctccgtccatgggattttccaggcaagagtactggagtgggttgccattgccttctccagattccaGGGTTAGGGAGGCGAAAATACAGGTTGAAGCTGGAGCATTTTGTGGTATCAGAAAATTAGGAGTTTCTCAAAAAAGGATGGGGGCATGTCAACAGGACACAGGAGACCATGTGAAGGAGCTCCCGATGGCTACAGTTGGAACAACttgagccaaaaataaacaactatataattaaataaatacctGTGAGTCCATACTGGCATAACATACGTAAACACATAAATCAATGcttaaataaatgggaaatgcCCTATTAATAGATGTGCAAGGaacaagagaaatagaaaaccaCCAAGAGGCACACTTCACAGTGACAACTGATGCAGGCAAGATCCACGGTGAGGCGCTGAAATCAGCGGACAGAAATGTGAGAACAAACAGGATATCAGCATGGGCTGGAAGTATCTGCCTCAAGATATAGCTCTGttgaaacaggggaaaaaaagtaactcGGAAGTGGAGAAACACAGAATATATCATTTTAACCAGGTGATCAAGATTAACATCACCTGTAGTGGGACATGGTGACATCGTGTGCCCCAGCTGTGATGTGCTGAAAAGCACACAAAAATACTTCTGTAGCAGCCTTTGCCCAAAGTTTCACTTTTGTATTATCACAAATGCAGAACGAGAAAACACAGGACATTCTCTTATTGTGTCTGTCCCTACCATCTCACTTTTTATCATGTGGAAACATAACACCAACAAAAGAACTGAACAGTACTCATCTACGTGTCATTGTCAAGAGAGCCCAGGAAAGACTGAGGAGCTGTCacagagggggaggaggagacaacagTTAAAGGTACTGTGGGACTTTGAGCCGGATTCtggaagggaaaaaatagaacacTAGGAAAAAACTGGCGACATTTGAGTTAGTctatatagttaataatattgtgccaatgttaatttcctggttttaaTACTCTACTGCAGTTATGTAAGTTGCTAACACTAGGGTAAAATAAGTAGTAGACATATGTAAAGAATTCTGCActatttttgcaaattttctgAAGTCTAAAATTAgttcaaattaaaaagtaaaaaaaaaaaaaaatgacaaaggcCAAGTCTAGATTCATCCCTAGATGATTCAGTTCCTTAAACTGAGAAATAAGGACCATATAATGAATACTGACCACTGAAACATCCCCTCTCCAAAGTCTGGGATATAAGCAAAGATCATTTAGAATATAACATCCTTCACCTAAAGTCACTTCTGAAtcgcattattttaaaaatactcaggTCCCATACTTTCATTTTTCCAACATTTTGGCAGAAGAAATTTGTGGAGGAGAAAATTTTGTTCACTCTGAGCAAACCAGTTCCCATCCCTGAACTTAAATAGGGCCAAGTGACTCTGGTGATAATCACAACAAATGTTGTTGTGTTGTGATTATCACAAACACACAGACGGGACCCAAGAGGCTTAAAAACTAATAAGCCAGAAAGTACACATGAAGGAGTTACATCTTTGAATATCTGTATCTTTGAGTCTTTGCAAtcctcatttcctttcctttcccttcttggAAGAAAGTTTCCACTTATGGATCCCCGTGCCAAGAAATCCAAACTAAACAGGGAGAGCCTTACTTGCTAGGTTTATAAATACTACAAATATTCAAAAGATCAGATCCTCCTAGGGTTTGGGTTGAAAATGACAGTACAAAGAATACATGCCCCCTGTTAACAAGGAGCACCTgtagagagaggaagaggaggacctttacttttctatttcacacatttttgtattgtattgtattgatttttataacaataatcacaaattattttgaaaaccaaTTTAAAGGTATAAGAACAGCAATGCTgatctttaattcttttaaactAAATAGCAAACTTTTCACTCTAAACTGTTAGTAATTCAATTTCAATTGTGATAAGCAAAACTCAACAGCTAAGAATCACCAAACTCTTGCCACTTGTCATTCAATATCATttactaaatatgtattttattcaaaagaaaCCATGGCATGGTTTCTACCCCCAGAAAGCATACAGTGATTGGAAGTCACAGTGAAAAAGTGAACATTTTTATCCCCAAGCAGGATATGAACATATGTGAATTCCAGTACTATACATAGAATATTTAATACAGTGAGGATGTGGTATGGAGGAATTGACAAAGAAATGTTTCAGACAGAGGTAGTCTTTTGGCCTCCCATGATGTAGGGCAGATAGAGAGAAATGGAGGTCTATCTCCAGGAAAAGATGAGCTTGAAGAAACAGAAGGTTGGATGGTCCACCAACCCCACTTGCTATGAACCTGACCAGGAGCACATCTCCTCTGATGCAAGAACTGAGAGTTTTGTTCCTCATGCACAAAGGAGACTGTAAATAATAGGATTTCACACTCAACCAAAGAGGGACACCAGGAGCTGAGTGAACAGGAGAGATGTGAGGCCAGCAACGGAGCTGAAGTTTTATCTAACATTCTTTCACCTGCAGGCTAATTGTGTGAGCATGCCCACAATCCCTTTCCCAATTCCCTTGAGCCCCATGTCCTCATCAGTAACATGAGAGACAGGATTGGCTCAGAGCTCCCAGAAGAGCCCTGACAGCTCCAACATGCTACGACTTCCATTCCCTGGAGCAGCCTGCTCCTACAAGAGTCCACTCTATGGCCAGTTCCCAACTTCAGAATTCCTGACATGAGCTAATCCCCAGTGGCCCAGAACACAATATAGTGGAGTCCAGCCTTCAGGCTCCCAGATCTGGAGCTCTAAGGGATTAAAACACCCCTCCACATACACTTTTCCAGGGCTGGGGCAAACCTGCAGCTCCAAATGAGGCAGCCTCCTGGGGCAGCTGTAAAGCTCGGCAGGTCACAACGCCAAACCGCCCAAAGTCATGGACAAGATGGAGTCACTAGAGCCGCAAGGGAGGGCGGAACTCTGGCACTCAGACTCCAGAGTGAGAATACAAGCTGCCCCAGGGAGGTGAAGGATCAGCCCTGCTCTGGCAGGCATGGCTGTCTGATCAACACAGCTGTTCACTTTCTGCCCCCAAACTGAGTGGGACCGAAAGACACTACTAAAGCACCACTTTTCCTTTGCAGAAGCTAGACAAAAGGGCATTTCAGAGCCAGAGGCAGATGAAACTATGATCAGCTCTGGGGAAAACCTGAtgttcccagttttttaaggatctGAAATACATTTCAGAGAATGGGTGATGTGAcccagggttggggtgggagcGTGGGAGTAGAAGCCTTTCTACCAACACGAGTGGCCACTACAAACGCTGAGGAGGTggagggcttcccctggtggcccaCACACTACTGGTTACCAGGTCACTTACCCTCACACTGCCTGCCCTCCCCTTGGTAGCCAGGCCTGCAGGAGCACTTGTAGGAGGTGGGTGTGTTCTCACACAGGGCATTGATGTGGCAGTCATCTAGCCCCTGGGCACACTCGTCCACATCTGCAAAAGAGTACAGCAGCTCCTAGGGTGTCTCCCTAGATGACCTGGCCTTGGTCCCTCTCTAGCATCATCTCGCACCAGCCCACCCTGCCTCACATCTCACCATCTTGGAAGTCCTGGGATTGACATATGATTTCCAGGCCCCTGTTTCCAGGCACAGACTGTTCACTGTGACTGGGATGACCTCTCTACACAGCTCAGACCCACCTCCCCTAGGGAGTGTGCCAGGAGCCCAGAGTGCAGGTGAGATGCCCCCCCCAGATGTGCTCGCATATCACACTGTCACTGCTTTCCTGCCTGTCTTGCCATCTAGACAGTTGATTACAGATTGGGTCTGCGTCCCTGAGGCCacgtacagtgcctggcacatgagcAGGCGATGGTAAAGGCCTATTGAAGGAAAGACCAAGTTGGCAAAGATGATCTGAGAAACCGAGCAGGGACTGTCAGCTTTCTCAGGGTTTGCGATATGGGGGGACAGCTCGCCCTGGGCTCTGAGCACAGCACCCTGAGCCTTCTAACCAGGCAAAGCGGAAGTGGTGCCCCCACCCGCAGCCCCTCGCCGCTGCCTACCCTCTCAACCTGGAAACCCGCCTGGGCAGAAGTATTTGCTTGGCTGATAACCCTCTAGCATGTGAACTAAAAACAAACGTTTTGAAAGTATTGCAAGGCCAGTTAGTGCAGAACGGGGCTTCCCCGATTCTCCAACAGCAGTTGTTCCACGGATAGAAACATTCCCGAAGCCCATCGGAGAACTTCCCGGCCCCGATCTCACTCTGGCCTGCGGCCAGagccctcagtttccccatctccgCAGAGGAGACTCCCAAGCCCTGCTCCCCAAGCTCCGCCCGCGCGAGTCTGACCAGCAGGCGTTCCACGCAGACCGGAGCGGGAACTGTCATCAGCCCCGGGTCCCAGGCCCGGCCGAGCACTCAGGCCCCGGCCTCTAACCCGCGCGGTGACGGCGCTTCGGCCTGTCTGGCGGCTGGGGCCCCACGGAAGCAGGGGCCACGCGGAGCCCCGCATCCGAGCCGCGATCCCGCTCTTCCCGAGCGCCCCTCACCCTCCGCCAGGGGACCCGGACCCTTCCTGGCGCCCGTCGCGCCCGGCGTGCCAGGTGCGTCCCCGCGGCCAGACACTCACCCTCCGGCGGCCCCGCGGCGCGGCCCCGATCGGGCGGAACGGCCGccgtcagcagcagcagcggcagcagcagcgccGGGGCAGCCCTAGGGCAGCCGCGGCCCGCGACCCCCATGGCAGGAGCGGCGGCTACGGGCAGAGGCAGGGGAGCGCGGGCGGCGAGCGCGGCGGCGGCTCCGGGAGGTGTGTGCGGGCGCTCTGCCCGCCGCGCTCTGACACCCCCAGCCCGGCCCCGCCCGGCCCCCAAGCCCCGGCCTCATTTTCACACGGTCCTCCCCGGGCCGCCCCTCCCGgccccctcccttcttcctcgCGGTCCGGGCGGAGGGGGCGCGGCCGCAGTGGCCGGAGGGCGGCTGTCAGCGGGGCGGGGTCGGGCCCCGAGTCCCCAGCGCAGGCTCCCCCGCCCCAAACCCGCCGCTCCCACACCGCCACCGCGCTCCGCCCGTTCGCGATGTCCTCCAACTTGACCCGATCCCTCTTGTGAAGACGAGCAGCACTTTGGGGCTGAAAGATTCGGACACGGGGCACCCGGAAAGTGTCCTGTGTATCTCAGAGTCCTATAGTCCCCAAACCCCGACGCCACCTATGGGCCTTGACCTTCTCTCCGCTTACGAGGGGAGTATGGATGGAATGAAAGTGATCCGCGTCCTTCGGAGCCTCAGAAGAGCTCCCTGGAGAGTGGGACCCTAGCTTCTCTGCTCACCTcagcaggcactctgtctacacCCTTCTTGGTTCTGCCCAACCCAGGCCTTCTCTGATCCCCTGGCCCAAAGTCCCGGATGACAGTGGCCCACTTGTTCCCCAccccgcaacacacacacacacactgctgagACAGTCCGTCTCTGGCACAATGCTGGGCCCAGAATCATAAcagaaaatgttcatttcattGAAAACTGGTTAAATGTATTTTTGGAGCCTAAAGTGAAGGGAAAGGGGGACCGGAAGGTCAAGGATGAGCCACCAGGAACAAGAGACAGCCCAACAGCGGCACAAGTGGTATGTACGACCACCTGAGCTAATAAACATCAGGTCTGACCAGCTGCATGTACAAGGCAGTACTTGTCACCTGGCCCTCCAAGCAAGACATCCTTGCAAGAGAACACACCTGCACAGGGCCCTCCCACACCGTCCTAGGCACAGGAGACTGGAGCTCATGATGAGCGGCATCAGCATGGCTCCAGGAGCAAAGGTAGCGGCAATTCCCAGATGCAACAAAACACCATACTCAGGGATTTCAATGTTCTTTGagcttttctgtatttattaaattttatcccATGAATATACGTGAACAtacgtatgtgtatgtgtgtgtgtgtgtgcgtgtgtataatCAGAAAAAACATAAACATCACAAAAATCCCCACTTAGCTCTGGCACAAAAACATGTCTCCCCGGCTGAGCACCTCTCCTCCACTGCCTCtgccccgcccacccccaccactcCCAGGATGAGACTGCCTCTTCACGTCTTCCTTCCTAGTTCCTAGAGCTGCTGTCCAATGGAGAATCGGAGAAAATAACTTTTCtgtggttgtttttcttttgaccTTTTTATCCCCAGCTAAGGCAAGCAGGTTGCATCCCTTCTTCTATctttcccccatccctcccacccgCTTTTGTTTGGTGCTGAGAGACATTCACTCAGCTATTTCTAGTCATAAGGGTGGTTTTTTACACATTTGTAAATCTTCACTTAGTGAAACATTCTCTCCGCCTTTGTCTTTGTGTCCTTAACAATAGCCATAAATTACcgccttctttttctctccagcTGCATCAGGCTTCATTGCTTTTGAAATGATCAAAGTTATCTTCTTTGAAAATCCAACTAGAAACTGCCCATTGTGTGGCACAGACCTCGTTAGCTCCAGTCAAagcataaaaatacataaagctgCCTGTTAAACTCTATGGGAGCCTCCTCCAGTCCTTGTGCCTGGTAAGAAATAAGACGCACTGttctttcccttccccttttTCCCAAGTTTATATGTCAGTAAGAATACAAATTAATTATAAGACCCAGTGCTTCTTTGCCTAAGAGAGTCAGTTTTCCCTTGTGTTTCCTGGAAAAGTTTACCACTGGCCCAGACCTCCAAAAATGTTGTGAATCCTATTTTGTTTGCCCAAACTTCCATACAAACGTTCTTTCAGCTGGTCGGCTCCCAGATGCCTGGGCAACCTTTCTGACGCTTCAGATTAAAGTCAATATGGTTTACAACTGGGAATTTCCATAGGCCAAAGGCTTCAGGGGAAATTTGTGCTCAAATGTCAATGTTTCCAGTGTTCCAACATCAGAGGGGACTTGGTGGGCCCTGAGGTAGCTGCTGTCTGCCCTCCATTGTCTCACTGAGGTCCCCACACTGTCCGTGGACTGAGGCTgtacctccctctcacctccctcagGCTAAGAGGCTGTGAACCAGACCGGAGGGGAGAGAGAACCCAGCCAGCCTTGTCTCACTGGTGTGGGCTTCTGGCAGTAAGAAGACTGTGAAAGCAAAAGCTGCGAGTGCCCCTGAACTGCATATGGCTGAGGTAAACTCTGCATTCGCTGGACACCTTTCAATGCTCACTTTTTTTACTCTTCAGCAGCTTTTGGAAACTCCTTTTAGAAATTCTCCTTCCCTTGGGTTTTCATGGCAGCAGGCAAGCTCCTGATCTTCCAGCCTCTCAGGAATTACCTTCTCAGTCATCTTTTTGAGATCCCCTTTCAACACCCTCTCCCCGATGGTTCGTTCATTCACTTGTTTCTATAATAGAAATCTCCCTTTAGCTTCAGTTCTGTGCATTGTCTCCAGCTGTCTACTGGATACCCGCACCTTGATCACCCACAGGTCCCTCCGATTCAAGATGTTCAAAACAGAGTTCATCTTCTTCCTCAAACCTGCTCCTTATCAAGTGCTTCCTCTTGATAGCACTTGATAGAAAGACACCGTCATTCTGCCGACACTAGGTCAGAGACCTGTCAGTCACACCAGAgtccattttctctcttcccaCAACATACAAAATACAAACCCTCATGTCAACCCAACCTTCTTATCATCTCTCAAAACCATCCTCTTCCTTCATGCAAGCTTCCAGAGCTCAGGACCTCATCATCCCTCTCTTGGTCTGTTGTTCCTAGTCTGCAGTTCTTTATTGATCTCCCTGTTTAGAATTTTACCTTCAGTGCATCTTCACAGTGGCTGTGGgagtaaaatgtaaattttgtcACACCAATCCCAGTCTTTCTCAGGCTAAAGTCCAAACTTGCTTGATTCAATCACTCTGAAAAACATTTGTGCAGTATCTACTCAAGCAAAACATGACTACCTGCTTTTAGgtacatacccaagagaaatgagtgGTTTACTCAAAAAAACAcatacaagaatgttcataatGACTGTATTCACACCAGCACAAAACTAGAAATAACTCGAATTCCATTAAAGAGAGGATGCAGAAACAAATTGTGAGATATTCATTCAGCGGAATACCGTAGggcaataaaatgaacaaactcTAACACATTCAAAGACACAGAGGCATCTCatgattatttatattaaatgaaagaagccaaataCAAAAGGGTGCGTATTGTACAATTCCACTTCTATGAAGGTTAAGAACAGATAGAACTAATGAATTGTGATAGAGGCCAGGATAGTAATTCCCTCTGGGAATGGGTGTTGACTGGGAAGAAGCATGAAGGAACTTTCTGGAACACTAGAAATGCTTTAGATCTTGATCTGGGTGATGGATGTACACATATGTAAAAATTCACTGAGGCGCTGGCTTACACTTAAAACACTTTATGCACCTTATTGTATGTGTTTTACCTCAAAAAGTAAGTTAAAACAAGAACTGCCTAGCCAAAGAGCTTTGTGGTCTGACTGACACCCTCTGCCCTTCCAACTTCTCTCCTACCCACAAGTTATGCTCCAGCAACACTGAACTACTTGTATCAGGAGTTTGTCATTTCCCACctcatgtatcttttcttttgctcACACTCTTCCCTTTGCCTAAAAGACACAAAGTGGGtctcaataaataaaatgcaatgtcTTGATTAACAAATGATACTGTACCCCAGGGGAAAGGTGTTTGCTGAGATGTCCCCCAGACAGCAATGAAATATGGATGAAAGTACTAGAGTCTGCAGGTTAGCAGGTCCTGAGAACTAACGCACAAAAGAAAACCCATCAGCTCCCACACACACGTTCATTTCTCCTCCATGGATGGCTTTCACATCTCCTGAAAAACCTTTCCAGTATGTTTGATCTGGACCCATCTCCATTTGATCTTTTGTCCCTCACAACAGATGTTTTCCCCTGCCCCAGACAGCCCCTGTTCCTCGGAGGGAAGCTGCCCCACCTTCAACTTCAGGCTCAGGAGATGGTTTAAGAAGATCAGTGCTTTCATTCCATTCCCCACGGCAATCATTGGTTCAGGGATAAACACATGATGGTGTTCCAATCAGAAGCCATTTCAGTCTCTTTGCTTGAAAGGTTGGAATGGAAGAGTCCTCTTTTCTTGCTATGATATGGATGTGGTGAGTGAGAGACCGTGGCAGCCATCTTGATACCAACCCAAAGAGGATAAATCAAGAGGAACATTGAAGCCAACCCACAGGTACACCCCACCTCAGGATCTCCAGGTATGTGTGCCAGTACACttccttattgttgttgttgttagttttatttgtttatttttggctgtgccgggtctctgctgctgtgcaggctttctctagttgtggagaggaagggctgctctctggttgcggtgcactggcttctcattgcagtgtcatCTCTTCtcgcagaacatgggctctagggcactctggcctcagtagctgcagcatgtaagctcagtagttgcggctcctgggctccaaagcacaggctcagtagttgtggcgtgcaggcttagttgctccacagcaagtGGGGTCCTCTGGATccgggatcaaacccttgtctcctgcattggcagatggaatCACCAGGTAAGCCCCTTCCTTATTGTTTGAATTGgtttttaaagttattctttattttttaaattgtaaaaaatatataacataacatTGACAATTTGAACCATTTTAAAGTACACAGTTTAATGGCACTGAGTATATTTacactgttgtgcaaccatcacgaCCATCCAGATCTtttctcatcttgcaaaactgacaCTCTGTACTCATTCAACAGTAATTATTCACTCCTACACCCAGCCCCAGTTCCTGGCAACCATCgtcctactttctgtttctatggatttgaCTACTccaatcaagattgcagggagaaatatcaataacctcagatatgcagatgacaccacccttatggcagaaagtgaagaagaactaaagagcctcttgatgaaagtgaaagaggagagtgaaaaagttggcttaaagctcaacattcagaaaactaagatcatggcttctggtcccatcacttcatggcaaatagatggggaaacagtggaaacagtggcagactttattttcgggggctccaatatcggtgcagatggtgactgcagccatgaaattaaaagacgcttattccttggaaggaaagttataaccaacctagacagcatattaaaaagcagagacattactttgttaacaaaggtccgtctagttaaggctatggtttttcgagtagtcatgtatggatgtgagagttggactataaagaaagctgaggtggCGGTGTGCGGGGACCTGGTGCGGTGGCTGCGGTAGCTGCGGAGCTGACGAGAAACTACTCAAGTTCCTGTGGACGCAAAGTAGAATTTCATAAGAACATAATGGATGGAGAAGAGAAAACCTATGGTGGCTATGAGGGCCCTGATGCCATGTATGTCAAATTGATATCTTCAGATGGTCATGAGTTTATTGTAAAGAGAGAACATGCGCTAACATCAGGAACAATAAAAGCCATGTTGAGTGGCCCAGGTCAGTTTGCGGAGAATGAAACTAATGAAGTCAATTTTAGAGAGATCCGTTCACACGTGCTATCGAAAGTATGCATGTGTTTTACCTACAAGGTTCACTACACTAACAGCCCCACAGAGATTCCTGAATTCCCAATTGCACCTGAAATTGCACTGGAACTGCTGATGGCTGCGAACTTCCTAGATTGTTAAATAaagtaaattataataataaaaaaaaaataaagaaagctgagcactgaagaattgatgcttttgaactgtggtgctggcgaagactcttaagagtcccttggactgtaaggagatccaaccagtccatcctaaaggaaatcagtcctgaatattcattggaaggactgatgttgaagttaaaactccaatactttggccacctgatgcaaagaactgactcattagaaaagaccctgatgctgggaaaatattgaaggcaggaggagaaggggatgacagaggatgagatggttggatggcatcaccaacttgatagacatgagtttgaataaactccaggagttggtgatagacagggaggcctggcatgctgcagtacatggggttgcaaagaatcagacataactgagtgaatgaaatgaactgaactgaagtacctcATATTAATAAAATCATACAGTGTTAGTGACTGTCTTATTTCATGTAACATAAATActaaggctgaatagtattctattgtatgtgtataccacactttgcttatctattcatctgtcaattaacacttgggttgcttctgttTTGGGGCTATTTTAATAATATAGCGGTGAATGTGGGTATACAAATATCTATTTGTGTGCTTGCTTTCAATACTTTTGAGTGGATATTcataagtggaattgctggatcatatgatgtttctatgtttaatttttttaggagCCACAATACTAATGACCATAGCAGCtaaaccattttacattcccaccagcaatgcacaagggattccagtttctccacatcctcaccaaaacttactttctgttttgtgttgttttaaacaaTAGCCATCAAAATGAATGTGAAGCAGTAGCTCATTGAAGTTTTTTGAATTGGATTTTCTGTTATTTACAGGCAAAAAAATATTCCTATTCAGTTCCAGATAAGCTTCCATTAGGAAACTTGGCTGGGTAGAAGGTGACCCTGTGAGTAAGATGGGAGAAAGACAGTGGGGTAGGGTTGAATCCTCTTGGGAGCCTAAGTAGCAAATGATTGTTTTATTCACAAAGTTGATGCTATCTTGGTCTAAATACCAGGACTCTGTTTCTTCAATGGCTCTGAAAACTTCACCAACATTCTCTTTCACTTACAGAGGATTAAAAATTCTTCCAataaatttttccttaaaaatggtAATATTTGGTATTTCTttaatggtccagtggctaagactcataCTCCCAAGCCTGGGGgcctggggttgatccctggttggggaactggatcccacatactgcaactaagacctggaacagccaagtaaataaatattttttttaagtaatagtaGTTAACATTTAAGTGAATACTAAATGTCAGATACTAACTACTTCACATGCatcagctcatttaatcctcatggaaACTACGAAGTAGATATCATCATTATCCTTattccacagatagaggaaaTGAAGCAAAGAGAGGTTCAGTAGTTTGCTAGGAGGTGGCAGAACAGGCATCAGTGCCAAGATATCTGGCATCAGATCCTCCTTCCTAACCACTGCCCCGTGCAGCCTGAATGTGCCCCAGGTGCTGTGCTAGGCACAATGGGAGATACAGTGATGAATGAGAGGCAAGGCCTGCCCTCAGAGAGCTTACCGTCCAACAGAAAAGGGACATAGTGAGTGTTCATCCTCAACACTACTGTCAAAATCTAAACatgatcattctttttaaaaat
This genomic window from Bubalus bubalis isolate 160015118507 breed Murrah chromosome 16, NDDB_SH_1, whole genome shotgun sequence contains:
- the LOC102416077 gene encoding elongin-C-like; this encodes MDGEEKTYGGYEGPDAMYVKLISSDGHEFIVKREHALTSGTIKAMLSGPGQFAENETNEVNFREIRSHVLSKVCMCFTYKVHYTNSPTEIPEFPIAPEIALELLMAANFLDC